The Pelmatolapia mariae isolate MD_Pm_ZW linkage group LG10_11, Pm_UMD_F_2, whole genome shotgun sequence genome includes a region encoding these proteins:
- the LOC134635490 gene encoding carcinoembryonic antigen-related cell adhesion molecule 1-like, with product MDQFVFTEGAGVLPDGPLNAAVGEKVMFTTTLTPTETPFLTVDWKLNISKNIITSTNLANNTGPGYDVRITFFPSTGSLQLRSLTLDDTGEYRVSITQADVTNHVGHTTLEIHEKVSNVLVTSSSTDLVEFSGSVSLSCSASGSPTSFLWLNGSSEVTASDRVQLTDGGSSLTIIIVTRFDQGPFRCNVSNPVSTGTSDPVNLSISYGPENVNLILSPSQEYFAVGSDISLTCSVGSRPPAQFNWFLNGDQLPDTGSELRLMNVQMSQSGNYSCQAFNNKTLRSQTSQLSTITVLAEGTSVSLICEASGSVFTRNWMKDGSKLTLTDNMTLSDNNRVLTFNILKKKDQGEYFCNISNPVNSDGATYVLIVNCRPYSVHISVDAAWIQSQIQDSDLEMLILIHTKLRIAPVQDGGQ from the exons ATGGATCAGTTTG TTTTCACTGAAGGAGCTGGTGTGTTGCCTGATGGTCCACTGAATGCAGCTGTAGGAGAAAAGGTGATGTTCACCACAACACTGACTCCAACAGAAACACCGTTTCTAACTGTGGACTGGAAGTTAAATATCTCTAAGAATATAATAACCTCAACTAACTTAGCAAACAATACTGGACCAGGCTATGACGTTAGGATCACCTTCTTCCCATCTACTGGGTCTCTGCAGCTCAGGAGTCTCACTCTCGATGACACTGGAGAATACCGTGTTAGCATTACACAAGCTGATGTCACAAACCATGTTGGACATACAACTTTGGAGATACACG agAAAGTCTCCAATGTGTTGGTAACTTCCAGCAGCACAGACTTGGTTGAGTTCAGTggttctgtctctctgtcctgCTCTGCCTCTGGATCTCCCACCTCTTTCCTCTGGTTGAACGGCAGCTCTGAGGTTACAGCAAGTGACAGAGTTCAGCTCACTGATGGAGGCTCCAGTCTGACTATAATCATTGTGACCCGCTTTGACCAGGGACCATTCAGGTGTAATGTGTCTAATCCTGTCAGTACTGGTACCAGTGATCCAGTAAACCTCTCCATCAGCT ATGGTccagaaaatgtaaatttgaTATTATCTCCATCACAAGAATACTTTGCTGTAGGGTCAGACATCAGCCTCACCTGTTCAGTTGGATCCAGACCTCCTGCCCAGTTTAACTGGTTTCTGAATGGAGATCAGCTGCCTGACACTGGATCAGAGCTCAGACTGATGAATGTTCAGATGAGTCAGAGtggaaactacagctgtcagGCCTTTAACAACAAAACTCTGAGATCTCAAACATCTCAGCTTTCAACCATCACTGTACTGG CTGAGGGGACCTCTGTCAGCTTAATCTGTGAGGCTTCTGGCTCAGTCTTTACCAGAAACTGGATGAAGGATGGCTCCAAACTGACCCTGACTGACAACATGACCCTTTCTGACAATAACAGAGTTTTGACTTTTAACATTTTGAAGAAGAAAGACCAAGGAGAATATTTTTGTAATATCAGCAACCCCGTCAACAGTGATGGAGCGACATATGTTCTGATTGTTAACTGTAG ACCATACAGTGTCCACATCTCTGTGGATGCTGCGTGGATTCAGTCTCAGATTCAAGATTCAGATTTGGAGATGCTGATTCTCATTCATACTAAGCTACGAATAGCTCCAGTGCAAGATGGAGGTCAATAG